The DNA segment AGCTGTTCCGTTCCATGTCTTTGCACCAGGTGAGGGGGCATGTGCAAAGCAGCAGGGTGACTGTTGATTACGCGATTGGTAAAAACACTACAGAGGGAATGACACACATGATGTGTATTGAAGGAACACACGGTGAGACCTCTTCAATCCATTTCTTATTGTTATGCATCTCGTAGCTTTAcaacagtcaaacctgtattctTTCTTGTGCTTGGCCAGGTTGTGAGAATCCCAAGCCATGTCAAACTGAGCTGATCGTCTTGGAATATGGAACTTACGACGGAGACCCAGTGACGAAAATTCTGCTGAAGCCCTTAACAGGTAGTTAACTGTCCAGCCTCAGTACCAAGTATGAGCATGGCAGGATTTCCCACAATACACATTGCAACAACCATTTTGGTCCAATAAAATATAATTGTCCATTAGCAGTCAGCATGAGCAGCTCAGCAAAACATGCCGCAGAATTCTGCATTCTTCCCTCTGCATTGGTCCttgctgccctctagtggtacATCAGTCAAAGTTCAAGGAAAGTAGGTTGAGGGTAATATGTAGGTTGTGTTGCATTGATGAAGTCACTAGCTGAGACCTTTATCTGTGTGGCTTTAGTTTAAATTTTACCTTGTAACAGGCAGGACCCACCAGCTGAGAGTGCATTGCAGTTCCATCGGGCATCCCATTGTGGGCGACTTCACCTACAGCCTGAAGAAGGACTGTGCGCCGTACCGCATGATGCTGCACGCCTACTTCCTGCGCATCCCCGTGGAGGCAGAGCCAACTGAGGTCACGGCCTGTGACCCCTTCCTGACATCCATTGACCCCAAGTGGGTCCCAGAGCGAAGGGAGCAGCAGCTGGAGAGGCTCATCCAGGAGCTAAAGGACCAGGATGTGGCAGACCAGGACCTGGCTGAagaacacaggagacagaaagagCTACTGACAAAACAAGACCAGGGCAGAGCTGAGAAGAGCGTCATGGAGAGCGAGGAGCAGAGGGTGCAGTGTGAGCAGTGGCTGGCTGAGTGGACGTTAGATTAAGTAATAGAGCACAACATGATGTGTATGCCTAAAGGGTGACTGGCCCTGGTGGCTGTCCCTTAGAGCCCAATGTTATAGATTGGACTATGGCAGTTGGTATGAGTGTAATCCACAATTTTGAGAGACAAACAGGCAGGTTTACCCCATTTTTATCAAGCATACTCTAAGTAATATGCCCTAGTAGGCACTGTGACCACTTAACCCATATTTGCATGTTACAGCTGGTTTTGCTGACCTTGGTTACCTAATGTTGCCTCAGGTAAGGTGGTCCAAGATATTTCTGAAACCAGACAGATATCAAAACCATTGAATTATCCCCTTTTCTTGGAGGTTAGTTCTGCTATAACTGCACTTGACCTGTGTGGGTACTGCAGTTACTGTGTTGCCTTGGGGCAGGTATGCATGGTATATTACAGTCATTCTAAAAATAGTAGATAATTCAATTAGTATTTTGCAAACTGATTACATGTTCTATTGAACAAAGAAGTGGTTTTGCAGAACATTTgtgttttagattattattattattattattattattattattattattattattattattattattatttatttattagcagacacccttatccagggcgacttacagtcataaacaaaaatacatttcaagaatcacagtacaagtattaatacaattaagagcaagatcaagATTTTGACATACCTGTGGATTTAGACCTCTATCTGTTGTGTCCTTTTCACTGATAACTCCTTGCAGCTATTTTATATATGCAATTGGTTAATTTCGGGCAGAACTAGTGacaatttcatatttttaaatttgaagtTAATTTTGTATAATTCTTTTTAACGTGGAAGAAACAGTGCTTTCAGTAGTAACATTTACCATGTTTGGTTGACTAAAGTGTTTGTTGAGGCGCCATGGAAGTACACCTTTTAGCATTTTCTTTGTGTTAAGTTAGTAGTGTATTCGTTGGTGATAATGTGTGTTTATTCAGCCCTGCACCTCATCTGATTAGAAGCTCCACAGGAACTCTTGAGACTCTTACACTCAGAACCTCTGCACATTCCTCATTCCTCTTGGGTGGCTTGGAGTGTTCAAATAAAAGGTCATTTTAGCCAAACATGACACCTGATTCTTACTGCAATTACTTGAGTGTTATGtttttctattacatttttgATACTTTCGGTGTAACGGTTCTGAGTGCAGAACTGATGACAGTGCTGTGTATGGCAAGCAATTAGAACTCAGGGCAAAGCaccttttaatatataatatcaagaaatcaaaacaaaacacagtctgTGAGTGATTGCTTTAGGGACCACTCAGaaagtttgcaaaacaaaatgtaatatgaagctacttactcttaatCTACATTGGGTTACAATAACAATGCATGCATACTTATTGTTGTACAGTTCAAAATACTGCTAAATGATTGTGTGCTTTATTACAAAGTACTGTATCTTGTTCAGTTATCACCATTTTTCAGCTATTTAGATTAAGAATAGTGTCTGTTGGTGCTGTGTTTGGTCTGTTTTGTGGTCATCTTGTTTTGTACTTTGTAtgataaatgttgtgaaaatatgtcttaatgttatattatatacattttaaattatatttataaatggGGAATGAAATAAAACAGATAGTGCTGTTAATAgactgtttattcattttttgggggTGGTGTGAGAGAAGTTGTCTGCATGTTAATACCTATTTTTGTGGTCAGAATGCCTGGTGGTAAAAAAGCTTTTAAGTATGGTCAGTTCTATTTCTTTACTTTTATTTGTTTGGGGCTATCCTCCAGACACACAGTTTGTTTAAGGTCTGTAAAGAATCTTCATTGTAAATCAAAACTTTACATGTATCGCAAATTCAGGTTCAACACAAACTTTGCATAAACCTTGCTGTATGTACTGACTTCACAGATTTTGGTTTTGGGCCAACCATAAGCATTGTTTCATATTCACAGAGCAAAATGACCTGTTCCTTCTACAGGTTAATGGCAGCACTGCCACAATACAAAAGAAGATGATGTCATATAATTTCCTGCAAtcattataataaaaacaaatgacataATGGCATGTTCTTTTTGCCAATTGAGATCATTTAGTATGCGACCTGACCATTTTCCAATACATAGTTGCAAAGGAGGAGCTGTCACAGCGAggtataaaatgtattaaagaagCCATTATTTCATTAAGTCAGTACACTTATTGGTCACTAGAGGAGTCCCACAACACATGTACATCCAAATTGACAAACCTTAaccttaacattttaaaaactcaggtTACAGAAAGAGCGGTACACATTTGTGTGGGTGGGGCTCAATACCAATAGTAAACTTTTCCAGGACATGCAGATTTAATGCCAACTCTCATGCACCTTCAACGTGCAATGAACAATGCCAACCAAAGATTGATGTTACGAGTGCACATTTTGCTCTGTTGCAAGCACTCCACATGGCTTATACCGCAGTAAAACTCTCAGTAAAATATTTATCTTTAGCCAAATCTTGATCATTCAGACCACCAAACTCACGTCACTTTTGATCGGAGCCAGATTCAAATCCAGCACTTAAGAGTTCAGAGCTGTAAAGCGTGAAAAAGTGAGGCTGTAGAAAGGCTACACTCCTAAACCTGCTTCAACAGCCATTACTACCTTCTTCCAAACAGCTGTCGATTATTTTACCTTTCTTCTGGCGACACCTGCC comes from the Acipenser ruthenus chromosome 13, fAciRut3.2 maternal haplotype, whole genome shotgun sequence genome and includes:
- the LOC117417902 gene encoding RNA pseudouridylate synthase domain-containing protein 1-like — translated: MMEPANIDNLCILYQSSNFIVVNKHWDIRIDSKMWYEKQTVQSQLKQRFPELADPDTYYGFRFCHQLDFSTSGALCVALNKSAAGKAYRCFKERLVTKAYLALVRGHVQSSRVTVDYAIGKNTTEGMTHMMCIEGTHGCENPKPCQTELIVLEYGTYDGDPVTKILLKPLTGRTHQLRVHCSSIGHPIVGDFTYSLKKDCAPYRMMLHAYFLRIPVEAEPTEVTACDPFLTSIDPKWVPERREQQLERLIQELKDQDVADQDLAEEHRRQKELLTKQDQGRAEKSVMESEEQRVQCEQWLAEWTLD